The DNA segment ATAAATGCAAAATCATTTACTGAAACCTACGGTTATACAGTACCTGGAGATATTGCAGACGGAGAAATAATAACAATAAAATTTATATTAAAAGATGCCGACAATGAAGTGAAAAACAAAACATTTACTTTAAACTGCACTGACCCTGCTGATGTAATTAAGTATGAATTTCGACTTGGAGCACAATCAAATGGAACAGATGGTAATTTCTTTAACACTACTCTTGGAGAAATTTATTTTATTGATGTAGCCCAAGACCATAAAAGTGAAATTGACTTTGTTTATATGTATGTAGTATCACCTTATAACTACACTGCATCATTAGTTTCGCCATCCAATGCAGAATTATTTGGTGTAGGTCCAGGACAAAACAAAGATTATAAAATCCATGAATGGGATGCATCAGTACGAAACGAAACAATATTTAAAAAGCTTCCTGACGGAAGCGTTTCATTAGATGCTTTTGATGAAATGAGAGCATCAAATATTGAATCAAAATATAAAAACGCAAGCACAAGTGAATTAGATATAGCAAAAAATCTTCATGATGCTACTGGCGGATTCACAGCTCCTGCTATGTATGTTTTTAAAACAAGAAAAGGCAAATATGGTATTGTCTATGTTGAAGAAATAAAAATATATGCAAAAACAGGAACAATTGACCTTGTTTTGAAAATTTCAAAATAATTTTTATTTAATAATAGTTAAAAAGCTTCTCCTTGTGGGAAGCTTTTTTTTTATAAAACTTTTTAAACAAAAATTTTAAGTAGCATAGTTTTTGATTTCTGAATTTGAAAAAATTATTAAATGAATTTTTTATTCCCATCTTTCCTCTTTGCTCTATTCACTCTTAGCATTCCAATAATAATACATTTATTTCATTTCAGACGTTTTAAAAAAGTATATTTTAGCAACACATCTTTTTTATCATTTATCAAAAACGAAAAAAAAACTAAGAACAAACTTAAGCATCTTATAATTCTTATTCTCAGGCTACTTGCTATCGCATCACTGGTTTTCGCTTTTGCTCAACCATTTATTCCTGTTAAAAATATGAACAGCACTACAGGTCAAAAATCTGTAAGCATTTATATTGATAATTCACCCAGCATGAACAACATAAGTAGTGAAGGCTCGATGCTAAACGAGGCAAAAAATACTGCAAAAGAAATTATAAAAGGCTACGAAAACAATTGCAAATTTCAAATACTAACAAACCAATTATCTGTAAAAGAACAACGATTTTATTCACAGGAAAAAATAATTGATTTTATTAATGGAATAAAAAGTACTTCATTAACAAAAAATATAAATACAATAATTAATCGACAGGATGAATTATTGAATAGCTCAAATTCTTCAAACAAAATATCATATTTAATTTCGGACTTTCAAAAATCGTCCTCTAATTTCAGAAAGACAAACAAAGACAGTACAATTCATAGATTCTTGATTCCTGTTTCTGCGGTCAAATACAATAATCTTTTTATTGATTCCGCTTGGTTTGATGAAGCAGTGTTGCAATACAATCAATCCGTTACACTTAAAGTGAAGATAAAAAATAATACTGAAAAAGCAATTGAAAACAGCACAATCACTTTAAAACTAAACGACAAACAAAAAGCTATTGCTAACTTTTCTATTCCTGCAAATCAAAACAAAACAATAGATATTCCTTTTTCACTAACAAATAAAGGATGGAATAAAGGGCTATTAAATATTGATGATTACCCCGTAGTTTTTGATGACAATTATTTTTTTAGTTTTCATGTTGCAAAAAAAATTAAGATACTTCAAATTTTCAAAGAAACACCTCAGAACTACATTAAAACCGTTTTCAAAACCGATTCATATTTTGAATTTGAAGAAATAACTTCAGGTAAGATAAATTATTCATCTTTTGAGGATTACAGTTTAATAATTCTAAATGAATTAGAATCTATTTCCTCAGGATTAACAACAGAGCTTAATGAATTTGTAAAAAATGAAGGCAATATTTTATTTATACCCTCTTCCGATAAATCAATTTCAATTAAATCCTACAATCAATTTTTGAAACATTTTAGAGCAGGACATTTTGAAAAACCATTAGAGAAAAAACTAAAAGTTATTTCCATTAATCATCAACACCAACTAATGGATGGGATTTTTGAAAAAATTCCAAAAAATCTGAATTTACCTGTTTTAGAAAAATATTATCCACACAAATATTCAAAGCTATCCTCCAAAACTTCCTTACTGAAGTTAGAAAACGGAGAAAGTTTATTGTCAATAAACAAAGTTGAAAAAGGAAATCTTTTTATTCTAAATACTTCACTGAAAGAAGATTGGAGTAATTTTGCAAAACATGCTATTTTCGTTCCTTTACTTTACAAAACAGCTCTTTACACTCAAAATTCAACAAACATTTCTTATATTTACAGTTTAAATAAAAATGTAAGCATCATTACATCTTCATCTTTAGCTAATGAAATTTATCACATAAAACATAAAGAAATTCAGTTTATTCCAAAACAAAGAAACAACAGAGGAAAACTGAATATTTTGTTTGATAATAATTTTAATGAAGCAGGTTTTTACCAACTTATTGACGACAAAAGAATTAAGACCAACAATAATTTAGCTGTAATTTCATTGAACTACAACAGAAAAGAATCGGAACTTGAAACATATTCTAAAAATGAACTATCAGCTATTGTTGAAGAAAAAGGCTTTACTTTGCTTTATGGAAGTCCCAAAATAATAGGCAATAAAATAAAGCAATTAAAGCAGGG comes from the Bacteroidota bacterium genome and includes:
- a CDS encoding BatA domain-containing protein, coding for MNFLFPSFLFALFTLSIPIIIHLFHFRRFKKVYFSNTSFLSFIKNEKKTKNKLKHLIILILRLLAIASLVFAFAQPFIPVKNMNSTTGQKSVSIYIDNSPSMNNISSEGSMLNEAKNTAKEIIKGYENNCKFQILTNQLSVKEQRFYSQEKIIDFINGIKSTSLTKNINTIINRQDELLNSSNSSNKISYLISDFQKSSSNFRKTNKDSTIHRFLIPVSAVKYNNLFIDSAWFDEAVLQYNQSVTLKVKIKNNTEKAIENSTITLKLNDKQKAIANFSIPANQNKTIDIPFSLTNKGWNKGLLNIDDYPVVFDDNYFFSFHVAKKIKILQIFKETPQNYIKTVFKTDSYFEFEEITSGKINYSSFEDYSLIILNELESISSGLTTELNEFVKNEGNILFIPSSDKSISIKSYNQFLKHFRAGHFEKPLEKKLKVISINHQHQLMDGIFEKIPKNLNLPVLEKYYPHKYSKLSSKTSLLKLENGESLLSINKVEKGNLFILNTSLKEDWSNFAKHAIFVPLLYKTALYTQNSTNISYIYSLNKNVSIITSSSLANEIYHIKHKEIQFIPKQRNNRGKLNILFDNNFNEAGFYQLIDDKRIKTNNNLAVISLNYNRKESELETYSKNELSAIVEEKGFTLLYGSPKIIGNKIKQLKQGKALWKIFLLSALFFFLTEILLLRFWK